In Candidatus Woesearchaeota archaeon, the sequence AGCGCAGTGTTTGTAGCTGCCTCCGCACATTTTGGTGCATGGCGTTTGAGAAGGTGTTGGCGTTGGTGTTGTTACAGTTTTGCATGCTCCATTTTGGCAGGTGGTTCCTGTTCCGCATTCGTGTGTCTCGTTCTTAACTATATTGTTCTCACAATAATACTCTACAACATAATATTTGTCAGGAATAGCGGGACAGGGAGCAGGAGGTGGCGGACAAGAAGCGGTTTTCGCAACAATACAGTTATCTGTATAAGTGTTCGAACCTAAAGTCACTGACCCTTGTATACCATAATTTCTGCCGCTGTCTGAATCTGTGCATGTTGGCGTAGTTAATGAGCAATCAGACGGGCATGAGCACTTATTTTCGGGGCTCTTGCATATTCCGTCTCCGCACTTGGTGCAGTAGCCGGGATTTCCCGCAATCAAAGTATCGCATCCCGCTGTTGTGGTAAGCGCATAAATCTTAGTAAGCCCTGAACAGCATCCGGCGCTATTTACGATTCCGCCCTCAGATGTGCATGGCTTTTGAGATGGCGTTGGAGTCGGTGTTGTTGTTTCTGTTTCGTAATTTGTGTAGCAGTTGTAGAATTCCCTTTCGTTTCCTTCAAAATCAGTGCTCCTGAATGTGCAGCCATAACTGGTTTTATTCAGTGTTACAAATATTATCGGCTTTTGGGAATAGTCAGTTCCTTTTTCGCTGCTGAGCAGGAAGAATCTAACTGCCCCGGTGTTTATCGGCGCAACATAATAATAAATTTCTGCGATGTAAACAGTGACTCCCCCCATAATGTATTTTGAATATGGTTTAACCGCTTTTAATTCTCCGTTTATTTTTATTGTAGCGGCAGAACCATCATTGTTTATTCCTATTACTGAAATTTCAACAGCGGCACTGTACTGATCAAGGATTATTGTTTTATTCTTTCCTAGGTCTATTGTTGTATCATAGTAATAATTGAAAGCGTTGAATGTGGCGGAATAAATGTCAATCTGCTTTGATTCGCCGTATTTCAAAGTGTCATTTTTAGAATTGACTTTTAGGAGGATTTCTGAATTCTCTATGTTATTCGCATTCTCTGTTAAATTCAAAACTTCAACTGCTGGTTTGCTTATGCAGTCAGCGTCTACATTGCATTCATTCGGAGGGAGGGTGCAGTTTGTGGAGCAGGGAACCATGCCTTCGCCGATGTAGAAGATAGCGCAGGTATTGCCGTTAAAAGCGCAGTGTTTGTAACTGCCTCCGCACATTTTGGTGCATGGCGTTTGAGATGGCGTTGGCGTAGGGGTTGGTGTTGCTAAGAGAACTGCCTTGCATTCGTTATTGACTGTTTTGCATTCATAGCCCGGTTTGGGCATCACATCCGCGCATTTTGTTGCTGATGAAACAATCTGGCATACCCCTCCGCACCATCCGCAGGAGCCATTTCTTATTATTGTGCCTTTAGTGCCTGTCTCTTCTCCTGCGTTTCCTGAATACTCAATCAGGAGCTTGGGGGAATACTGCGATTTTTCAGAAGAGTAAAAAATCTTGTCTATCTCAGAGGATTCATCATCTGCAATCAGCTTTATCCCGTAATATTTTCCTGAGGTTATCTTTGATGCTGATGATGTTAAGTCAAATGTATACCATCCAGGAGCACCAACTTCTGCGCTCGCTATAACAACTGCCTCTGAAGTTGGCTGGTTTTTCCATACTGCGCTTGTCCATTGGGTTGTTATGTAATGGGCGTTTACAATAATTTTTTCGCTGCTACTTTCCTGCGGTATTGTCTTGTAAGAATATACCTTCAGCTCAATTTTTGTGATTTCCTTTCCTGAATATGCTCTTGTGTCAAAGAACATCATGCTCCTTATTTTTCCCTTGTAGTTTCCGATATGCAGGTCAAGCCTGCCGTCTTTTGAGAGAGTGGGCTGGAGTTCGTATACAAAAGTGTCCTTTTTCGGGGAGAGTTCTGCTGTTTGAAGTTCTGAAACAGCTGCACCTGTTA encodes:
- a CDS encoding DNRLRE domain-containing protein, which codes for MNSIKSRKAAAIEGTLLIALVFLLGFFTFADSYNKESITGAAVSELQTAELSPKKDTFVYELQPTLSKDGRLDLHIGNYKGKIRSMMFFDTRAYSGKEITKIELKVYSYKTIPQESSSEKIIVNAHYITTQWTSAVWKNQPTSEAVVIASAEVGAPGWYTFDLTSSASKITSGKYYGIKLIADDESSEIDKIFYSSEKSQYSPKLLIEYSGNAGEETGTKGTIIRNGSCGWCGGVCQIVSSATKCADVMPKPGYECKTVNNECKAVLLATPTPTPTPSQTPCTKMCGGSYKHCAFNGNTCAIFYIGEGMVPCSTNCTLPPNECNVDADCISKPAVEVLNLTENANNIENSEILLKVNSKNDTLKYGESKQIDIYSATFNAFNYYYDTTIDLGKNKTIILDQYSAAVEISVIGINNDGSAATIKINGELKAVKPYSKYIMGGVTVYIAEIYYYVAPINTGAVRFFLLSSEKGTDYSQKPIIFVTLNKTSYGCTFRSTDFEGNEREFYNCYTNYETETTTPTPTPSQKPCTSEGGIVNSAGCCSGLTKIYALTTTAGCDTLIAGNPGYCTKCGDGICKSPENKCSCPSDCSLTTPTCTDSDSGRNYGIQGSVTLGSNTYTDNCIVAKTASCPPPPAPCPAIPDKYYVVEYYCENNIVKNETHECGTGTTCQNGACKTVTTPTPTPSQTPCTKMCGGSYKHCAFNGNTCAIFYIGEGMVPCSTNCTLPPNECNVDADCVTTCQTGERKCINTNTAAECINSQWQMTQCEIGPCQNGVCRNIPQNCGDGKCAAPLETSENCPVDCIEPTPIRTCASSADTNCIPPKPTATPIRKCIQGTVIGYSSETDACCWGEGIIKIPVSGAQSGPHCYTTDSGELSCVAEPPEFYCTICGDKMCRYPETALNCPVDCAQMSTFGEIGYNIDRFFQTVTA